CGTTTTGTGCCTGATTTAATTTTAACCGATTTGGTGATGCCAGCAATGGATGGCTTTGAATTAACGCGACATATTCGCCAAAGTCCAAAATTGCAACATATTGCAATTATCGCCATTTCGGCCAGTGTTTTTGACTATCATCAAAATGAAAGTCAAGCCGCAGGCTGTAATGCTTTTATTGGTAAACCGGTTCATTTTGAGGAATTGTTAGATTTAATACAAGCGCAATTAAATGTGCCATGGATTTATGATACAGGAATAATGGAAAGCAATAAAAGCAGTGAAATGTCCGCGCCGCATTCACTGGCTGATCTGCCTTTATTAGGGCCGAATCCACAACAGGCACAACAATTGTATGATTTAGTATTAATGGGAGATATTGCAGGTATTATTCACGCGGGTGAATTCTTGGTAAAACAACAACCTGAATTAAGGTTATTTTCAGAAAAATTACAAGAACTGGCCAAACAATTCGCCGAAGAACAATTGACAGAATTGTTACAAAATTATTTACCCAAATAAAACTTGCTTTTACGTTGTAACAATCGCTTTTTTTCGCGTAAAATAACGGATATTGTTTTTCACTGGGCTTTTTTGCCCGCATGGGAGTGATGATGACTAAAGATTATTATGCCATTTTGGGAATAAAACCCGATACTGATCAATCACTCATTAAGACCGCTGCGCAGGCTCAAGCGAATGAAATTAATGAGGCCTTTCGGGTATTGAATGATCCAGAACAGCGAGCCGCTTATGATGTCATTTGGCAGCAACATTATGCGCAAAACAGCGTGGTTTCTTCGCCCAATCCATCCGTTATTACCGCATCTCCTTCTAGTCCTAAAATGGGAATGCACGGCGAACATAATCCCCCCCGATCTTCGGTGACTTTTGCCACTTATTCAAAAGATAAAACCTCATCTGATCGCGGAAATTTCTTGGGTCAATTAGTCGCAAAAGTCAGAATTCAAGCACCCAATTCAATGCGAGAAGTTTTGATTTTATTATTAGCGGTGGTTTTTTTCGTCTATGTAGCCAGTGGCTTTTTTGTTCCCTTGCATGAACGTCAAGATGTCGGCAGTAACTTGAATTTTAAACGATTAAGCCAACAAGGGCCGCAATAGTCTAATTAAAAAATGTCAGCATGAATACATTTTTTTTACGCGGTTTAATCAAGAATATTCAAGTCACGACTTGGGTGTTATGGCGGTTTTTTATTTGGTTGGGGATAGTGACATTAATTTTTGGATTAATAGGGCAATGGGTGCGGGATATTTACCTTATTTTTAGCTTTTTTTCTTACATCCCATTATTACCGATTGCCTTATTATTTTTATTATTGGATATATTGTGGCGTGGACGGTTATTTTCTCGCCTTCGTTTTGTGGTCAGTTTTATTGCTATTGTAGCGATTTTTACTCACTTACATTATTTAAAAGGTTGGGAAAATTTTCAAGCTGTAGAAAAACAGCCGCAATCTATTATTTTAATTCATTGGAATGTGTTATGGGGAACGTGGCAGCATTGGGAGGCCATTGCACAGCGCATTCAAACTGAAAATCCAGACATTATTGTGATCAGTGAACCCCCATCAATATGGGATTTAGGACAACTAAAAAAACAATTGGGAAATAATAAACAAGAATGGTATTTATTATCCCGTTGGCCGCTGGTTATATTATCAAAATATCCTATTGATGTTAAAGAAAAAATCTTATTCACTAATGGTATTGGAGTATTAGTAGAATTAACCATTGCCGATAAAATAATGCGCTTATTAATGATTGATGGTAAACGAGATTTATGGCAATCACGAGATTATTTATTAGGCGATATTTACCGTTATTTGCTAGAAAATCAACCGATTCATTTAATCGTAGGCGATTTTAATGCGCTGGGAAATAGTCGCGGGTTTGATGCGTGGTCAACCTTGAATTACCAATTGGCGGCGCGCACGGCAGGGCAGTGGCGTGGGACGTGGCCAAGTGGTTTTCCTTTGTATGATATTGATCACGTCTGGTTACATGAAGAATTACAATTAGAGCAGTTACATTTTCTCTATCACCCCGCCACGGATCATCGCGGACAATCCGTACAATTTTCATGGGAAAAGCGAGATTTTTAGCGGTTTTTTTGGTTTTATTCTGCGCTAAATTTTTGCTGACCCATCGCTTGACTCGCCAAAAAATCAATACATCTGCTATAGTGTTAGCGCACAAATTGCCGTTTCCATTGAGGTAATGCAGATGATCAACGCCAGAAAACGCATCAACGAAGCCATTGTTAGACAAGCCATCGGTGAATTGGCAGCACAGGGTAAAAAAACCTCTGTCCGCGCCCTTCTCGCCCACATCGGCTATGGCAGCATGGCAACAATTGCTAAATACAAAAATCAGATCGAACACAATCCTGTCTCTGTCTCTTCCACCGCGGCAGAACCTGCCGATCCTGTTTTTCATGTCGCCCATCGGGTGTTATTGGAAATATTGCCTGTTTTAGAAGAACGCATTCAATCTTATTTAGAAGATTCTTTAGCGTCTTTTAAAGACCATGATTATCAAGATTTACAGCAACATTTTCAAACGCTAGAAGAAGAACTGCGTCATAAAGAAAATGAATTGCGTGATATTCGCCAACTTTATCACAGTGTTTTAGCGGATCGTTCCGAAAAAACCCGCACTGCGATTGCATTAAAACAACGGGTGCATAAATTAAAGCAAGAATTAGAAGAAAAAGAATCACAATTGCAGCAATTACAAGCGCAAATCAATGAAGCGGCTGGATCGGCGCATTCTTTGGTTGAAGCCAATGTGTTGCAATTGAGCGGAAATCACGCTGGTTATTTTATCGATTATTCTGCATTAATCGCATGGAATATGCCGTAGAAATTACTTTAACATTGTGCCTAAATATCTTATGGATGATATTGAAACTCAGAATCTTGAATTGCAATTGCTGTTACAGGCGATTTATTTAAAATATGGTTATGATTTTCGTAATTATGCGAAGGCTTCCATTAAGCGTCGCATTTTGCACCGTTTAACCAGTGATAAATTGCCTAATATTTCGGCAATGCAACATCGTTTATTATATGATGAGGCTTTTTTTGGGCGTTTATTATTAGATTTATCCATTAATGTGACTGAAATGTTTAGAGACCCTAATTTTTATTTAGCCATTCGTCAACACGTGATTCCTCAATTAAGAGAATTGCCTTATTTAAAAATTTGGCATGCAGGATGTTCTACGGGAGAAGAAGTTTATTCAATGGCGATTGTGTTGAAAGAAGAAGGGCTTTATGACCGCACCCAAATTTATGCCACAGACATGAATGAGGTGGTATTGAGACAAGCCCGTGAAGGCATTTTTGCGATTAATCATTTAAAACAATATACCGCGAATTATCAAAAGGCAGGCGGGCAAGAATCTTTTTCTAATTATTATTCGGCACATTATGATCATGTGGTGATGGATAAATCGTTAAAAAAACGGGTTTTATTTTCTGATCATAATTTGGCAACGGATGGAGTTTTTGGAGAAATGAATTTAATTATGTGTCGTAATGTATTAATTTATTTTGACCGAGATTTACAAAATAGAGTGTTTAATTTATTTAAAGAAAGTTTGTGTGATAATGGATTTCTTTGTTTAGGTTCAAAAGAAAGTATCCGTTTATCTGTGCATTCTAATACTTTTGAAGATGTGGTCAAAGAAGAAAAAATATATCGTAAAAAAATATCTCAAAATATACTTTAAAAATTATTTTTACAAGCTAATTCTAATCTATCAATTTCCCCTAATGAATGAATGAAAGAAAATACGGTTAAAACCTTTAAAGCAATTGTTATGGGGGCATCGGCTGGAGGAATTAAAGCATTAGGAATAGTATTGTCAGCTTTTCCTAAAGATTTTCCTGTACCTGTGTTAATTGTGCAGCATTTACACCCTAATTCTGACAGTTATTTAATTCAAATGTTAGCCCAGCAATGTGCTTTAACGGTGAAACAAGCAGACGAAAAAGAATTGATTCACGCCAGCACAGTTTACATTGCGCCACCCAATTATCATTTGTTGGTTGAGGAAGATTACAGTTTGTCCTTGAGTGTTGATCCGCGAGTGAATTTTTCTCGTCCTGCCATTGATGTTTTATTTGAAACGGCGGCTTATGCCTATCGTGATCAGTTGATTGGGGTGATTTTAACGGGGGCGAATGGCGATGGCAGTCAAGGCGTGAAATTAATCCGTAAATTAGGTGGATATCTGGTGGTGCAAGACCCTGCCACTGCCGAAGCCGAAGCCATGCCCCGTGCCGCTATTTCTGCGGTGCGTATTGATCGGGTTTTGCCTTTAGAGCAGATTGGCCCTTATTTAGTGCAGCTTATCAATCGTGGATGTCAATTGTAGTGAAAGATGTTAATATGCACGAATCGCTACGCCTCTGGCAAAAAACTTAATCTTTCTTCAATAAACGGTTTGGATACCTATTTATGTCTAAATCAGATTTAGATTTACCTCGAATTTTAATTGTCGATGACAATAAGAATAATTTATTTACTTTAGATACGTTATTAAACGAGCATGTTCAAGCGGATATTGTTCAAGCGGATTCAGGATTAGCGGCGTTGCAAATTCTGTTAAAAGAAAATATCGATCTTATTTTAATGGATATTCAAATGCCAGAAATGGACGGCTTTGAAACCGCAAAATTAGTGCGTTCTCGTAAAAAAACGCAACATATCCCTATTGTTTTTTTAACGGCTGCTTATAAAAGTGAAGATTTTAAACAAAAAGGTTTTGAAATTGGCGCAGCCGATTATTTAACTAAACCCATCGACGCACCCCAATTAATCAGCAGAATTCGCACTTATTTACGTTTTATTGAACAAGAACATTTGTACAATCGAGAACTTGAACGTAAAGTGCAAGAACGCACGGCTGAATTGCAACAAGCCAGAGATGAATTAGAACATAAAGTACAAGAACGCACGGCGCAATTATTAGCCACGAATTTGGAGTTAAAAGCCGCCACCGAAGAAGCACAAACTGCCAGAAAAATTGCCGAAGAAGCCAATAACACCAAAAGCCAATTTATGGCAAATATGAGCCATGAATTGCGCACGCCATTAAATGCCATTATTGGTTATAGTGAAATGCTTGGCGAAGAGGTTTTAGAGGCTAATTTAAGCGAATATTATGAAGATTTGCAAAAAATTTATCGCGCAGGTAAAAATTTATTGGGATTGATTAATGATGTCTTAGATATTTCTAAAATTGAAGCGGGACGAATGGAAGTTTTTCCTGAGAAAGTCGATTTAAATGAAGTATTTGAAGATGTGGTTAATACAGCGCGTCCGTTAATGGAAAGTAATCACAATAAATTAATTATTGATGCGCCCGATGATTTGGGAGAAATGCACAGCGATGTGACTAAAGTGCGACAAATTTTGTTGAATTTGTTGAGTAATGCCGCTAAATTCACGGAGCATGGCGAGGTGCGCGTCAGTATTGTACGAGAGCAGCGCATTGAGCAGGAATGGGTGCGTTTTACGGTGCAAGACACTGGGATCGGCATTACCAGCGAACAAATGGCAAAATTATTTAAGCCCTTTACCCAAGCCGATGCGTCAACCACACGCCGTTATGGGGGGACTGGATTAGGTTTAGCCATTACTAAAAGTTTTGCCGAAATTATGGGCGGTAAAATTACCAGTTCTAGTGTTCCCGGACAGGGTAGTATTTTCTGTGTGGAATTGCCCGTGATTACTCAACATCATGATCCCGATCAAATGGCAAAAAATCATACCGACCCTCGCACTCCTTAAATAAAAAGAAACCATTTTGATATAGATGTAATAATGATTTTTCCTTTTTCTTTTAAAACCCATTCTGATGCTCCCCTTATTTTACATTGGGTGATTTCTGACTTATTTATTCCAGAAACGGAAGCATTAAGTCAGATTCGTTTGCCTGCATTAGAACAATTATTGTCGCGTGCTTATATTGAACCTTGGCCAGCCGATGATTTTTTTGCCACGATTTCTCGTTTGTTTGATTTAAATTATCAAGAACTTCCTATTGCGGCTGTCACTCGTTTGGATGATAAAGGAGATTGTGAAAATTTTTATTGGTTGCGTGCCGACCCAGTTTATTTGAAAGCGGATCAAGATCGATTATTATTATTTGATATTGACGAAACATTTGCCTTAGAACAAGCCCACGCTGATCAGTTGACTCAGGAATTAACCCATTATTTTACCGAAGAAAATTTCATTTTTTCAGCGGTTACGCCCACTCGTTGGTATTTGCGTTTAAATCAAGACCCAGAGATACAAACCACGCCATTAACGCGCCTGATTGGAAATCATATTGAACCGGGAATGCCTAAAGGAAAAAATGCGCGTTTTTGGAGAAAATATTTTAATGAAATTCAAATGTTGTTGCATCGAAGTCCCATTAATGCACAACGGGAAATGCAGGGCTTATTACCCATTAATAGCGTGTGGTTTTGGGGGGCAGGAAAAATTCCAACGCTCACAGCGCGTCCTTGGGTGGGCGTGTGGAGTGAGGACGTTTTGGTGCGCGGTTTGGCACAATTAAGCCACACCCCTGTGCATCCCGTGCCAAACAACGCAAAAACAGGTTTAGCCCAACTCACTGCGCCGGGCGAATATTTATTGACTACGCCCGCGCCATGTCGCAGTTTGGATGAATACACTAATGCACTACATCACTTGGATCAAGCGTGGGCTGCGCCTTTATTATCCGCGTTAAAACAAGGTGTTATTGATACTTTGCTGATTTATCCGTGTCGGGCGCGGGTTTTTTGTCTCACGCGCCAACGCGCTCGCCACTGGTGGCGTAAACAGCAGCATTGGCAACAATTAAGTGGATGAATGAGAAATAATCAAATATATTTTGTCAGAATCAGAATTGAAAGAATTAAAGAATTTTCAAAGCAGATGTCTTATTCTTTAATTCTGAAAATCTGAAAATTCTAATTCTGACAGAAAAGTTTTATCTGTGGCTTAATTTTGGTATCTTCCATTAGCGAATTTTTAAACTCGCTAATCCCACCAATACTAAAATAACAGTAATAATCCAAAAACGCACAATTACCCGCGGTTCTGGCCAGCCTTTTAATTCAAAATGATGGTGTAAAGGTGCCATGCGAAAAATGCGGCGGCCTGTTAATTTAAAAGAAGCCACTTGTAAAATCACAGAAACCGTTTCCATCACAAAAATGCCGCCCATAATGAGCAGCACC
This is a stretch of genomic DNA from Thioflexithrix psekupsensis. It encodes these proteins:
- a CDS encoding chemotaxis protein CheB, with translation MKENTVKTFKAIVMGASAGGIKALGIVLSAFPKDFPVPVLIVQHLHPNSDSYLIQMLAQQCALTVKQADEKELIHASTVYIAPPNYHLLVEEDYSLSLSVDPRVNFSRPAIDVLFETAAYAYRDQLIGVILTGANGDGSQGVKLIRKLGGYLVVQDPATAEAEAMPRAAISAVRIDRVLPLEQIGPYLVQLINRGCQL
- a CDS encoding CheR family methyltransferase, producing MDDIETQNLELQLLLQAIYLKYGYDFRNYAKASIKRRILHRLTSDKLPNISAMQHRLLYDEAFFGRLLLDLSINVTEMFRDPNFYLAIRQHVIPQLRELPYLKIWHAGCSTGEEVYSMAIVLKEEGLYDRTQIYATDMNEVVLRQAREGIFAINHLKQYTANYQKAGGQESFSNYYSAHYDHVVMDKSLKKRVLFSDHNLATDGVFGEMNLIMCRNVLIYFDRDLQNRVFNLFKESLCDNGFLCLGSKESIRLSVHSNTFEDVVKEEKIYRKKISQNIL
- a CDS encoding DNA-binding protein → MINARKRINEAIVRQAIGELAAQGKKTSVRALLAHIGYGSMATIAKYKNQIEHNPVSVSSTAAEPADPVFHVAHRVLLEILPVLEERIQSYLEDSLASFKDHDYQDLQQHFQTLEEELRHKENELRDIRQLYHSVLADRSEKTRTAIALKQRVHKLKQELEEKESQLQQLQAQINEAAGSAHSLVEANVLQLSGNHAGYFIDYSALIAWNMP
- a CDS encoding endonuclease/exonuclease/phosphatase family protein; this encodes MNTFFLRGLIKNIQVTTWVLWRFFIWLGIVTLIFGLIGQWVRDIYLIFSFFSYIPLLPIALLFLLLDILWRGRLFSRLRFVVSFIAIVAIFTHLHYLKGWENFQAVEKQPQSIILIHWNVLWGTWQHWEAIAQRIQTENPDIIVISEPPSIWDLGQLKKQLGNNKQEWYLLSRWPLVILSKYPIDVKEKILFTNGIGVLVELTIADKIMRLLMIDGKRDLWQSRDYLLGDIYRYLLENQPIHLIVGDFNALGNSRGFDAWSTLNYQLAARTAGQWRGTWPSGFPLYDIDHVWLHEELQLEQLHFLYHPATDHRGQSVQFSWEKRDF
- a CDS encoding J domain-containing protein, with product MMTKDYYAILGIKPDTDQSLIKTAAQAQANEINEAFRVLNDPEQRAAYDVIWQQHYAQNSVVSSPNPSVITASPSSPKMGMHGEHNPPRSSVTFATYSKDKTSSDRGNFLGQLVAKVRIQAPNSMREVLILLLAVVFFVYVASGFFVPLHERQDVGSNLNFKRLSQQGPQ
- a CDS encoding ATP-binding response regulator; the encoded protein is MSKSDLDLPRILIVDDNKNNLFTLDTLLNEHVQADIVQADSGLAALQILLKENIDLILMDIQMPEMDGFETAKLVRSRKKTQHIPIVFLTAAYKSEDFKQKGFEIGAADYLTKPIDAPQLISRIRTYLRFIEQEHLYNRELERKVQERTAELQQARDELEHKVQERTAQLLATNLELKAATEEAQTARKIAEEANNTKSQFMANMSHELRTPLNAIIGYSEMLGEEVLEANLSEYYEDLQKIYRAGKNLLGLINDVLDISKIEAGRMEVFPEKVDLNEVFEDVVNTARPLMESNHNKLIIDAPDDLGEMHSDVTKVRQILLNLLSNAAKFTEHGEVRVSIVREQRIEQEWVRFTVQDTGIGITSEQMAKLFKPFTQADASTTRRYGGTGLGLAITKSFAEIMGGKITSSSVPGQGSIFCVELPVITQHHDPDQMAKNHTDPRTP